Below is a genomic region from Spartinivicinus marinus.
GTCAGCGAGGAATTAAGCCCTCACTGTCGGATGCAGAAGTCATTACCATGGAGTTAATTGGTGAATTTCAAGGCCTTGATGCTGATACCGCTATCTGGAAATACTTCAAAGAGCATTGGAAAGCGTATTTTCCAGGCATAGGCTCAAGAAGCCAGTTTGCTAAACAAGCTGCTAATTTATGGGCGATAAAACAACAATTACAAAAGCAAGTAACAGCTGAGCTGGGTACTATTAATGATCCTATACATGTTGTCGATGGTTTTCCTTTGCCTGTTAGCCACTTTAAACGTGCAAGAAATTGCCGCCGCTTTAAAGAAGAGGCTGAGTATGGCTATTGTGCATCCAAGGGGGAAACCTATTATGGCTTTGAAGGGCACCTCATTATTGACTTTCATGGAGCCATAGCAGGATTTACATTAACCCCAGCAAGTGATGGCGAAAGGGAAGCTGTATGGGAGTTAACAGAAGGTATGCCGTCAGGCATGTTGTTAGGGGATAAAGGTTATTTGGGGGCTGAATTTAAAGCTGAATTGTTAGAGTTAAAATCGCTTCAGCTAGAAACCCCGGTTAGAGATAACATGATTGATCCTTTACCCAAATCCTGGAGGAGCCAGCTTAATCGGTTACGACGACGAGTTGAGACAACCATTGGTCAGCTAGTAGAGAGGTTTAATATTCAACGGACCAAAGGCAGAACCCTGTGGAGTTTGACTAATCGAATGACCCGCAAGCTGTTATCGCACAGCTTATGTGTATTATTTAATAGGAACCAAGGCAATGCTCCACTACAGTTATCTAAATTAATAGGCTGAAAAGTCGAGCATTGCGTTAAAATAATAGCTGCTCATCAAAAAAAATGGCAAGCAGCTTTTCAAGTAAAGATAGTTTGCTAATTATTTTGTAATTGGTGTTCGATGTCACTTAACTGGTTAACCATATCCTGCTGAGTGTAGTCAATTTCTGAAACAGTTTTTAAAACTTTTTCTAAATTATAATTAATTTCATACAATTGACGACTGATTTCACGGGCTTGCCGATCGTTAATATCCGCTGCTACACGGTTATGCCTGCCAGGGTTTACTTGCAAGCTAATGACCATTTGAAAGTCACGATATATCACTCGCTGGCCATGTTGCTGAGTTTGTCCTGGTGCTAATATTGTTTGTCCAGATAACAGCTCAAGTAAAAACAAGTCTTCTGGTAAACCACTTTGCTGGTTAACTGGCTGAGGAAACTGGCCAGGTTGGCAATGCTGAGAAATTTGATGATACTGCTGTATAGGTATTTGCACATAAGTCTGTTGTTTTTGATTAACTTCCCCTGTTTGAGCAGTTTGTTGTACCTTAACAGGATTACCTGATTGATCAACGGTTTGCTGCCATTGCTGTTGTTGTAAATCAACACAGTATACATCAGTTGCATGAGCGTTTTGATACCCCAAAGTGGCGGCTGAAATAGCGATAAAAAATAATTTTATTTTCATTATTTAGGTCCTTCTAAACCATTGTTAGAATGAGATTTCACTATAAAACATTATTCTACAATTTGTAAATACAGTCTTGTAAACACACTCTTTAAAAGAGCCTACTTTTACTATAATGCTTAACTTGCTAGCAATTGATTGATATAGCTCAATAGATACCTACATCAAATATACCCTTCGCGAATGATTTTTAGGGTTTGTTGTCGTCGCTGACCACCATGGATGGTGGGAATGCAGTTTAAGCAGGAGCATTTATAAAAATATAAACTCATAGGGCTTCATCACTCGACGGCCGCCCCTAAAAACCATTCGCTTTGGCTATAGCTATAGTAAAAGTAAAATTTTTTTATTTTTTAAATGGCTGTCGTTTCCTATAAGCCAAAGTACGCCATAACCACTCGGCTGGGCCATAGTAAAAATGCTTTACCCACCAGTTTGACCAAACAAACAAGATAGTCCATACAACCAGTACGATAAAAAATAATATCGTTAAACTAAGTTGGCCGTAAAAACCAAAACCATTAAAAAATAAAGTACAAATTAATGACTGCAACAAATAATTGCTAAAAGCTAACTGGCCCACTGGGATTAAATAACGGTGCAACCAGCTTGCCCTGTTCAGTTTATGGCTGATCAACAAGGGTGCAGCCCAACAAAAAGCCACTAGTGGTGCAGCACTATTTAATAATAAATAGCCAATACTTAAGGTGCTAACAGGTTCCCAGTTCGATTGTTCAATATAAATCAAACTGGCCAAAGTAATGGGTAGCCCTACTAATAGAGCCAAGCAAATTAACCCAATATAAACGCGATTAGCTGCTTCTGCAGTAAAAACTCCTGTTTTAAAGCAAGCCATGCCTAGCATCATTAATCCTACAACTGTTGGAATAATGAAAATACCCATATATAAGTAGGTAATGAATAGCTCATCCAATCGGGCCATCAACTGTAATGAGTAATCACCTGTAAAAGTGGCCTGATCTTCTGCAATAGCCGTAGGAGTTGGTTGCCAATAAGTGTTGAGCCAATCATCCAGCTCTGCTGGTGATTCTTCAAGTGCGGTATAAGTGGCATGATCCAAACCCAATACCATCACAATAATGATTACACCCACTGTTAACAGTTTACGAGTAGACCAATAGCGACATGAAAACACTAACAAACCGCTGATAGCATAAATAAGCAGAATATCACCACTCCAAATAAAAACGCCATGAATGAGTCCAAACACCCCCAACCAAAGCATTCGCCATTTATGAATATCCCATGCATTGACTTGCTTTGCTTCCAATCGCTGGGTTTGCAAAACAACGCCTGCACCGAACATCATGGCAAATAAGCTAATAAACTTTACATTAAATAAGATAAAACTAATTTTCCATAACCAGATATCCACCCCCGTCAACGGACCTAATGCATGGGGATTTAAATAGGCTGCATCATGCTGTCCAAATGATTGAATATTCATCAACAAAATACCCAACACCGCTAATCCTCGCAGACTATCAAGCGAACTAAATCGCTGCGTTGTTAATTGGTGTTGATCTGTCATATGGCTTTCACCTTTCAGTACAGGGTATAAAGTAGCTAGAATAACCATTTTAATAAGGGGATAGTAACATTTGCTTGAGTATGAACCCTTCAAGCAAACGTCAATAGGCCCTAAAAGTGTTAGACTATTTTTATAGTGTGTTTTTCTGATGAGGTTAATGATGATCCAGCATTGTAGACTACCCCAGTACCTTTGCATCATCCTACTAGTAGTTATCACTCAACTAGGATCAGCAGCAGAGGTAGGAGGTTTAAACAACGCTACAAAGGCCTCTTCAGATTCCGTTGAGCAGCTTTATGAAAGTCGCCCTAGCACTCCACAACAAGTGTCAGGTTATGTCGCACCTTTAGATGACCAACAAGCCCGAGCTCTGCTCATTAAAAGCTTATCAACACAAGCGACAGCCGATGCAAAAAAACAAAATGTGTTATCTGGATTTCAGCAAAAACAGCGTTTAAAAGCCTCATTAAAACGGCTTCATCAACAGCTCAACGATGCCCGAGTGATATTTTACAGTTTATTCTTAAAAGCCAGTGGTGATCAAGGATGGTCAGGGGTTCTCTGGCTGGCCGTGATCTTTTTAACTATGTGTGCTATTGGCTGGGTGGCTGAGAAGTTAATGGGGCGCAAATTACATATGTTAAACCAGCGTATCTCTCTTCAAGAGACTCACCAGTGGACCACTTTGTTGGGATATTTTTCCCTAAGAACCTTGTTCGATTTGATTAGCATTGGCTTTTTTGCTGCTGCAGGTAGCCTTACTGCAGCTATATTTTTCGACCTGCCTAATGATATGGAAACGACATTATTCAATTACTTTTTTGCACTGATTAATTTTAGAGTAATTTATGTCTTATCAAGGGCACTGTTTGCTCCTTATAGTAAGGGCATTCGTCCATTGCCATTACATTGTAATGATGCCCGAAAGTTCCACCATTGGGTATTGCTGTTTACTGCCATATATGTGTTTGGCATTTATACATCAGACCTCTGGTTTGAGCTGGGCATGCCACTTGAGCTACAGCGTTTTTTAACCGTCACCTGTGTTGGCTTGAGTTTAGCGAGTATTTTGCTGTTATTTACCTGGCTAAACCGAAAACTCATCGCTAGTTTATTCAGTGATCAGTCTGCCTCTGCTGAGGTAGTAGAACAAACGACAGAAGAAAACCAACCACCTCCTAGTCAACCACATACATCATTACCTAAACAGTTAATCAGTCAAGCTTGGCCGTTCTTATTTACTTTATGGATTGCCTTACTTTGGTTTGTATGGGCATTTAATTTCTTTTTAGATAACGAAGCTCTTTACCGGCGTGTCGACTTAGCTTGGTGGCTAACCCTATTATTTCCCATTGCAGACCGTTTATTTCATAAGCTTCTGACGAAAATTGTCACTATTAAGTGGTTACAAAGCCGTTCATTTCCTGAACGCTCTCATCACTTTATTCATGTAATTCAAACTGGCTTTCGAACCCTATTATTTGGTACAGCAATCGTTGCATTAGCAGAAGCCTGGGGCTTTGGCGCCTTATCCATTATTAATACGGAAGTTGGCCAACGAATTATTTCTGCTGGCCTAGATATTTTAATTACCCTGTTAATCGCTTACATTTTATGGGAGATTATTCACTCCACCATCGAACGCCAGCTGCCAGAACCACCCGAAAGTGACGGAACCAGTTTAGAAGGTGAAGGTGGCGGCGCTGGAGCTAGCCGTGTAGAAACACTGCTGCCTTTGTTGCGTACCTTTTTATTAGCCATCATTGTTGTGTCAGTCATTATTTCAATTTTACACTCACTCGGCGTACAAATTGGCCCTTTGCTCGCCGGTGCAGGGGTTGTAGGTATTGCCATTGGGTTCGGTGCACAAAAGTTGGTACAAGATATTATTTCCGGTATTTTTTTCTTATGGGACGATGCCTTTCGGCGCGGTGAATATATCGAAGCAGGAGGTTTACGTGGCACAGTGGAGCATATTTCGGTGCGCTCTATGCGACTAAGACACCATTTAGGTGCAGTACAAACCTTGCCGTATAGCGAAATCGCCACTGTCAAAAATTTAAGCCGTGACTGGATTACCATGAAGTTAGAACTTCGCCTACCCTACGATACTGACATTGAAAAAGTAAGAAAAATCATCAAAAAAGTGGGCCAAAAAATGATGGATGATGATGAAATGGGCCCCAATATGATTTTACCCTTAAAGTCTCAAGGGGTAATGCGAGTAGAAGAGTCTGCTCTGATTATTCGCATGAAATTTACCTGCAAGCCGGGAGAACAGTGGGTAATTCGTCGCGAAGCCTATCGTCGGGTAAAAGAAGCCCTAGAAACAAATGGCATTCATTTTGCCCATCGTGAGGTTAAAGTCGCGCTACCCAAAGAACTTGAAGAGAAACTTGTTGGTAATCAAAATAATGATTCAACCACTCCAATTACATTACAAAAAGCAGCTGCCGCTGCAGCCGACAGTATTATTGCTTCAGATGAGCTAAAAAAACAGAACCGCATTGATGATGAAAAAGCAGACGATCTTGGCAGTGATGAAGGATCAGCTTAAAGCTGATTCTTCATCAAATGATATATTAGTCAGGAAATACCACTGTTTTGTTATGATGTAAAAACACTCTATTTTCACAGTGGTACTTAACTGCTCTGGCCAGAGTAAGACACTCAATGTCTTTACCTTTTTCAGCCAGCTCAGCTGGATAATGGGTATGATCTACCGTTTCAACACCTTGGGTAATAATGGGGCCTTCATCTAACGCATTACTCACATAATGCGCGGTTGCACCCACTAGTTTTACCCCTTTCGCAAAGGCTTGAT
It encodes:
- a CDS encoding DUF418 domain-containing protein, with the translated sequence MTDQHQLTTQRFSSLDSLRGLAVLGILLMNIQSFGQHDAAYLNPHALGPLTGVDIWLWKISFILFNVKFISLFAMMFGAGVVLQTQRLEAKQVNAWDIHKWRMLWLGVFGLIHGVFIWSGDILLIYAISGLLVFSCRYWSTRKLLTVGVIIIVMVLGLDHATYTALEESPAELDDWLNTYWQPTPTAIAEDQATFTGDYSLQLMARLDELFITYLYMGIFIIPTVVGLMMLGMACFKTGVFTAEAANRVYIGLICLALLVGLPITLASLIYIEQSNWEPVSTLSIGYLLLNSAAPLVAFCWAAPLLISHKLNRASWLHRYLIPVGQLAFSNYLLQSLICTLFFNGFGFYGQLSLTILFFIVLVVWTILFVWSNWWVKHFYYGPAEWLWRTLAYRKRQPFKK
- a CDS encoding IS982 family transposase encodes the protein MSLEEFIITTYCWVDDVLTDLLKQRRLRQRGIKPSLSDAEVITMELIGEFQGLDADTAIWKYFKEHWKAYFPGIGSRSQFAKQAANLWAIKQQLQKQVTAELGTINDPIHVVDGFPLPVSHFKRARNCRRFKEEAEYGYCASKGETYYGFEGHLIIDFHGAIAGFTLTPASDGEREAVWELTEGMPSGMLLGDKGYLGAEFKAELLELKSLQLETPVRDNMIDPLPKSWRSQLNRLRRRVETTIGQLVERFNIQRTKGRTLWSLTNRMTRKLLSHSLCVLFNRNQGNAPLQLSKLIG
- a CDS encoding mechanosensitive ion channel family protein, yielding MMIQHCRLPQYLCIILLVVITQLGSAAEVGGLNNATKASSDSVEQLYESRPSTPQQVSGYVAPLDDQQARALLIKSLSTQATADAKKQNVLSGFQQKQRLKASLKRLHQQLNDARVIFYSLFLKASGDQGWSGVLWLAVIFLTMCAIGWVAEKLMGRKLHMLNQRISLQETHQWTTLLGYFSLRTLFDLISIGFFAAAGSLTAAIFFDLPNDMETTLFNYFFALINFRVIYVLSRALFAPYSKGIRPLPLHCNDARKFHHWVLLFTAIYVFGIYTSDLWFELGMPLELQRFLTVTCVGLSLASILLLFTWLNRKLIASLFSDQSASAEVVEQTTEENQPPPSQPHTSLPKQLISQAWPFLFTLWIALLWFVWAFNFFLDNEALYRRVDLAWWLTLLFPIADRLFHKLLTKIVTIKWLQSRSFPERSHHFIHVIQTGFRTLLFGTAIVALAEAWGFGALSIINTEVGQRIISAGLDILITLLIAYILWEIIHSTIERQLPEPPESDGTSLEGEGGGAGASRVETLLPLLRTFLLAIIVVSVIISILHSLGVQIGPLLAGAGVVGIAIGFGAQKLVQDIISGIFFLWDDAFRRGEYIEAGGLRGTVEHISVRSMRLRHHLGAVQTLPYSEIATVKNLSRDWITMKLELRLPYDTDIEKVRKIIKKVGQKMMDDDEMGPNMILPLKSQGVMRVEESALIIRMKFTCKPGEQWVIRREAYRRVKEALETNGIHFAHREVKVALPKELEEKLVGNQNNDSTTPITLQKAAAAAADSIIASDELKKQNRIDDEKADDLGSDEGSA